The following are encoded together in the Rhinopithecus roxellana isolate Shanxi Qingling chromosome 5, ASM756505v1, whole genome shotgun sequence genome:
- the MLH3 gene encoding DNA mismatch repair protein Mlh3 isoform X5, giving the protein MIKCLSVEVQAKLRSGLAISSLGQCVEELALNSIDAEAKCVAVRVNMETFQVQVIDNGFGMGSDDVEKVGNRYFTSKCHSVQDLENPRFYGFRGEALANIADMASAVEISSKKNRTMKTFVKLFQSGKALKACEADVTRPSAGTTVTVYNLFYQLPVRRKCMDPRLEFEKVRQRIEALSLMHPSISFSLRNDVSGSMVLQLPKTKDVCSRFCQIYGLGKSQKLREISFKYKQFELSGYISSEAHYNKNMQFLFVNKRLVLRTKLHKLIDFLLRKESIICKPKNGSSGRQMNSSLRHRSTPELYGIYVINVQCQFCEYDVCMEPAKTLIEFQNWDTLLFCIQEGVKMFLKQEKLFVELSGEDIKEFSEDNGFNLFDATLQKRVTSDERSNQGSFQEACNNILDSYEMFNLQSKAVKRKATAENISTQNSRDLEAIRKNTNDAFLYIYESGAPGHSTMTEPSLQNKDSSCSESKMLEQETIVASEAGENEKHKKSCLEHSSLENPCGTSSEMFLSPFQAPCHFEESGEDLEIWKESTTLNGMAANVMKNNRIQNQPERFKDATEVGCQPLPFVTTLLGVHSAQTEREGKKKPSNCGRRNVFSYGQVKLCSTGFITHIVQNEKTKSTETEHAFKNYVRPGPTRAQETFGNRTCHSAETLDLKDLAGTLSKESGQLPNKKICRTNVSCGLENEPTATYAKFSTFQEDSKKSQTGCILSDISTSFPWYRHVSNDSRKTDKLIGSSKPIVRKKLSLSSQLGSLEKFKRQYGKVENPLDTEVEESNGVTTNLSPQVEPDILPKNKNRLDNSDVCKITTMKHSDSDSSCQPASHILDSEKFPFSKDEDCLEQQMPSLRESPMTLKELSLFNRKPLDLEKSSESLASKLSRRKGSERETQTMEMMSRFNELPNPDSSRKENKLCSVLTQDFCMLFKNEHEKTENGVIPTSDSVTQDNSFNKNSKTHSNSNTTENCVISETPLVLPYDNSKVTSKDSDVLIRASEQHTGSPDSPSGMLMNLVEDATGDQNGICFQSEESKARACSETEESNTCRSDWQQHFDVALGRMVYVNKMTGLSTFIAPTEDIQAACTKDLTTVAVDVVLENDTMDDTVSSESLQSLFSEWDNPVFACYPEVAVDVSSGQAESLAVKIHNILYPYRFTKEMIHSMQVLQQVDSKFIACLMSTKTEENGEAGGNLLVLVDQHAAHERIRLEQLIIDSYEKQQAQGSGRKKLLSSTLIPPLEITVTEEQRRLLWLSL; this is encoded by the exons ATGATCAAGTGCTTGTCAGTTGAAGTACAAGCCAAATTGCGTTCTGGTTTGGCCATAAGCTCCTTGGGCCAATGTGTTGAGGAACTTGCCCTCAACAGTATTGATGCTGAAGCAAAATGTGTGGCTGTCAGGGTGAATATGGaaaccttccaagttcaagtgatagACAATGGATTTGGGATGGGGAGTGATGATGTAGAGAAAGTGGGAAATCGTTATTTCACCAGTAAATGCCACTCGGTACAGGACTTGGAGAATCCAAGGTTTTATGGTTTCCGAGGAGAGGCCTTGGCAAATATTGCTGACATGGCCAGCGCTGTGGAAATTTCGTCCAAGAAAAACAGGACAATGAAAACTTTTGTGAAACTGTTTCAGAGTGGAAAAGCCCTGAAAGCTTGTGAAGCTGATGTGACTAGACCAAGCGCTGGGACCACTGTAACAGTGTATAACCTATTTTACCAGCTGCCTGTAAGGAGGAAATGCATGGACCCTAGACTGGAGTTTGAGAAGGTTAGGCAGAGGATAGAAGCTCTCTCACTTATGCACCcttccatctctttctctttgagaAATGATGTTTCTGGTTCCATGGTTCTTCAGCTCCCTAAAACCAAAGACGTATGTTCCCGATTCTGTCAAATTTATGGATTGGGAAAGTCCCAAAAGCTGagagaaataagttttaaatataaacagtTTGAGCTTAGTGGCTATATCAGCTCTGAAGCACATTACAATAAGAATATGCAGTTTTTGTTTGTGAACAAAAGACTAGTTTTAAGGACAAAGCTACATAAACTCATTGActttttattaaggaaagaaaGTATTATATGCAAGCCAAAGAACGGTTCCAGCGGTAGGCAAATGAATTCAAGTCTTCGGCACCGGTCTACCCCAGAACTCTATGGCATATATGTAATTAATGTGCAGTGCCAATTCTGTGAGTATGATGTGTGCATGGAGCCAGCCAAAACTCTGATTGAGTTTCAGAACTGGGACACTCTCTTGTTTTGCATTCAGGAAGgagtgaaaatgtttttaaagcaagaaaaattatttgtggaATTATCAGGTGAGGATATTAAGGAATTTAGTGAAGATAatggttttaatttatttgatgCTACTCTTCAGAAGCGTGTGACTTCCGATGAGAGGAGTAACCAGGGCAGTTTCCAGGAAGCatgtaataatattttagattCCTATGAGATGTTTAATTTGCAATCAAAAGCTGTGAAAAGAAAAGCTACTGCAGAAAACATAAGCACACAGAATTCTAGGGATTTAGAAGCtatcagaaaaaatacaaatgatgcatttttatacatttatgaaTCAGGTGCTCCAGGCCATAGCACAATGACAGAGCcatctttacaaaacaaagaCAGCTCTTGCTCAGAATCAAAGATGTTAGAACAAGAGACAATTGTAGCATCAGaagcaggagaaaatgagaaacataaaaaatCTTGCCTGGAACATAGCTCTTTAGAAAACCCATGTGGAACCAGTTCAGAAATGTTTTTAAGCCCTTTTCAGGCACCATGTCACTTTGAAGAGAGTGGGGAGGATCtagaaatatggaaagaaagtaCTACTCTTAATGGCATGGCTGCCAACGtcatgaaaaataatagaattcagAATCAACCAGAGAGATTTAAAGATGCTACTGAAGTGGGATGCCAGCCTCTGCCTTTTGTGACAACATTATTGGGAGTACATAGTGCtcagacagagagggagggaaaaaaaaagcctagcAATTGTGGAAGAAGAAATGTTTTTAGTTACGGACAAGTTAAATTATGTTCCACTGGCTTTATAACTCATATAGtacaaaatgagaaaactaaatcAACTGAAACAgaacatgcatttaaaaattatgttagacCTGGTCCCACACGTGCCCAAGAAACATTTGGAAATAGAACATGTCATTCAGCTGAAACTCTAGACCTCAAAGATTTAGCCGGCACTTTGAGTAAAGAATCTGGTCAATTGCCCAACAAAAAAATTTGCAGAACAAATGTAAGTTGTGGGCTAGAGAATGAACCTACAGCAACTTATGCAAAGTTTTCTACTTTTCAGGAAGATAGCAAAAAATCACAAACAGGTTGCATATTATCCGATATATCCACCTCTTTCCCCTGGTATAGACACGTTTCAAATGATAGTAGGAAAACAGATAAATTAATTGGTTCCTCCAAACCAATCGTCCGTAAGAAGCTAAGCTTGAGTTCACAGCTAGGATCTTTAGAGAAGTTTAAGAGACAATACGGGAAGGTTGAAAATCCTCTGGATACAGAAGTAGAGGAAAGTAACGGAGTCACTACCAATCTCAGTCCTCAAGTTGAACCTGACATTCTGCCGAAGAACAAGAACCGCTTAGACAACTCTGATGTTTGTAAAATCACTACTATGAAGCATAGTGATTCAGATAGTAGTTGCCAACCAGCAAGCCACATCCTTGACTCAGAGAAGTTTCCATTCTCCAAAGATGAAGATTGTTTAGAACAACAGATGCCTAGTTTGAGAGAAAGCCCCATGACCCTGAAGGAGTTATCTCTCTTTAATAGAAAACCTTTGGACCTTGAGAAGTCATCTGAATCACTAGCCTCTAAATTATCCAGACGGAAGGGTTCCGAAAGAGAAACTCAAACAATGGAGATGATGAGTCGTTTTAATGAACTTCCAAATCCAGATTCCAGTAGGAAAGAGAACAAGTTGTGCAGTGTGTTAACAcaagatttttgtatgttatttaaaaatgagcatgAAAAAACAGAGAATGGTGTCATCCCAACATCAGATTCTGTCACACAGGATAATTcctttaataaaaatagtaaaacacaTTCTAACAGCAATACAACAGAGAACTGTGTGATATCAGAGACTCCTTTGGTATTGCCCTATGATAATTCCAAAGTTACCAGTAAAGATTCAGATGTTCTTATCAGAGCTTCAGAACAACACACAGGAAGTCCGGACTCTCCCAGTGGAATGTTAATGAATCTGGTAGAAGATGCCACAGGTGACCAAAATGGAATTTGTTTTCAAAGTGAGGAATCTAAAGCAAGAGCCTGTTCTGAAACTGAAGAGTCAAACACGTGTCGCTCGGATTGGCAGCAGCATTTCGATGTAGCCCTGGGGAGAATGGTTTATGTCAACAAAATGACTGGACTCAGCACATTCATTGCCCCAACTGAGGACATTCAGGCTGCTTGTACTAAAGACCTGACAACTGTGGCTGTGGATGTCGTACTTGAGAATG ATACTATGGATGATACCGTTAGTAGCGAATCGCTTCAGTCTTTGTTCTCAGAATGGGACAATCCAGTATTTGCCTGTTATCCAGAG GTTGCTGTTGATGTAAGCAGTGGCCAGGCTGAGAGCTTAGCAGTTAAAATTCACAACATCTTGTATCCCTATCGTTTCACCAAAGAAATGATTCATTCAATGCAG
- the MLH3 gene encoding DNA mismatch repair protein Mlh3 isoform X4, translating into MIKCLSVEVQAKLRSGLAISSLGQCVEELALNSIDAEAKCVAVRVNMETFQVQVIDNGFGMGSDDVEKVGNRYFTSKCHSVQDLENPRFYGFRGEALANIADMASAVEISSKKNRTMKTFVKLFQSGKALKACEADVTRPSAGTTVTVYNLFYQLPVRRKCMDPRLEFEKVRQRIEALSLMHPSISFSLRNDVSGSMVLQLPKTKDVCSRFCQIYGLGKSQKLREISFKYKQFELSGYISSEAHYNKNMQFLFVNKRLVLRTKLHKLIDFLLRKESIICKPKNGSSGRQMNSSLRHRSTPELYGIYVINVQCQFCEYDVCMEPAKTLIEFQNWDTLLFCIQEGVKMFLKQEKLFVELSGEDIKEFSEDNGFNLFDATLQKRVTSDERSNQGSFQEACNNILDSYEMFNLQSKAVKRKATAENISTQNSRDLEAIRKNTNDAFLYIYESGAPGHSTMTEPSLQNKDSSCSESKMLEQETIVASEAGENEKHKKSCLEHSSLENPCGTSSEMFLSPFQAPCHFEESGEDLEIWKESTTLNGMAANVMKNNRIQNQPERFKDATEVGCQPLPFVTTLLGVHSAQTEREGKKKPSNCGRRNVFSYGQVKLCSTGFITHIVQNEKTKSTETEHAFKNYVRPGPTRAQETFGNRTCHSAETLDLKDLAGTLSKESGQLPNKKICRTNVSCGLENEPTATYAKFSTFQEDSKKSQTGCILSDISTSFPWYRHVSNDSRKTDKLIGSSKPIVRKKLSLSSQLGSLEKFKRQYGKVENPLDTEVEESNGVTTNLSPQVEPDILPKNKNRLDNSDVCKITTMKHSDSDSSCQPASHILDSEKFPFSKDEDCLEQQMPSLRESPMTLKELSLFNRKPLDLEKSSESLASKLSRRKGSERETQTMEMMSRFNELPNPDSSRKENKLCSVLTQDFCMLFKNEHEKTENGVIPTSDSVTQDNSFNKNSKTHSNSNTTENCVISETPLVLPYDNSKVTSKDSDVLIRASEQHTGSPDSPSGMLMNLVEDATGDQNGICFQSEESKARACSETEESNTCRSDWQQHFDVALGRMVYVNKMTGLSTFIAPTEDIQAACTKDLTTVAVDVVLENDTMDDTVSSESLQSLFSEWDNPVFACYPEVAVDVSSGQAESLAVKIHNILYPYRFTKEMIHSMQVLQQVDSKFIACLMSTKTEENGEAGGNLLVLVDQHAAHERIRLEQLIIGVTTKIWKIWALNLYFQTLVILWYLWEKYHSVLWKEKPMSFGEEDLL; encoded by the exons ATGATCAAGTGCTTGTCAGTTGAAGTACAAGCCAAATTGCGTTCTGGTTTGGCCATAAGCTCCTTGGGCCAATGTGTTGAGGAACTTGCCCTCAACAGTATTGATGCTGAAGCAAAATGTGTGGCTGTCAGGGTGAATATGGaaaccttccaagttcaagtgatagACAATGGATTTGGGATGGGGAGTGATGATGTAGAGAAAGTGGGAAATCGTTATTTCACCAGTAAATGCCACTCGGTACAGGACTTGGAGAATCCAAGGTTTTATGGTTTCCGAGGAGAGGCCTTGGCAAATATTGCTGACATGGCCAGCGCTGTGGAAATTTCGTCCAAGAAAAACAGGACAATGAAAACTTTTGTGAAACTGTTTCAGAGTGGAAAAGCCCTGAAAGCTTGTGAAGCTGATGTGACTAGACCAAGCGCTGGGACCACTGTAACAGTGTATAACCTATTTTACCAGCTGCCTGTAAGGAGGAAATGCATGGACCCTAGACTGGAGTTTGAGAAGGTTAGGCAGAGGATAGAAGCTCTCTCACTTATGCACCcttccatctctttctctttgagaAATGATGTTTCTGGTTCCATGGTTCTTCAGCTCCCTAAAACCAAAGACGTATGTTCCCGATTCTGTCAAATTTATGGATTGGGAAAGTCCCAAAAGCTGagagaaataagttttaaatataaacagtTTGAGCTTAGTGGCTATATCAGCTCTGAAGCACATTACAATAAGAATATGCAGTTTTTGTTTGTGAACAAAAGACTAGTTTTAAGGACAAAGCTACATAAACTCATTGActttttattaaggaaagaaaGTATTATATGCAAGCCAAAGAACGGTTCCAGCGGTAGGCAAATGAATTCAAGTCTTCGGCACCGGTCTACCCCAGAACTCTATGGCATATATGTAATTAATGTGCAGTGCCAATTCTGTGAGTATGATGTGTGCATGGAGCCAGCCAAAACTCTGATTGAGTTTCAGAACTGGGACACTCTCTTGTTTTGCATTCAGGAAGgagtgaaaatgtttttaaagcaagaaaaattatttgtggaATTATCAGGTGAGGATATTAAGGAATTTAGTGAAGATAatggttttaatttatttgatgCTACTCTTCAGAAGCGTGTGACTTCCGATGAGAGGAGTAACCAGGGCAGTTTCCAGGAAGCatgtaataatattttagattCCTATGAGATGTTTAATTTGCAATCAAAAGCTGTGAAAAGAAAAGCTACTGCAGAAAACATAAGCACACAGAATTCTAGGGATTTAGAAGCtatcagaaaaaatacaaatgatgcatttttatacatttatgaaTCAGGTGCTCCAGGCCATAGCACAATGACAGAGCcatctttacaaaacaaagaCAGCTCTTGCTCAGAATCAAAGATGTTAGAACAAGAGACAATTGTAGCATCAGaagcaggagaaaatgagaaacataaaaaatCTTGCCTGGAACATAGCTCTTTAGAAAACCCATGTGGAACCAGTTCAGAAATGTTTTTAAGCCCTTTTCAGGCACCATGTCACTTTGAAGAGAGTGGGGAGGATCtagaaatatggaaagaaagtaCTACTCTTAATGGCATGGCTGCCAACGtcatgaaaaataatagaattcagAATCAACCAGAGAGATTTAAAGATGCTACTGAAGTGGGATGCCAGCCTCTGCCTTTTGTGACAACATTATTGGGAGTACATAGTGCtcagacagagagggagggaaaaaaaaagcctagcAATTGTGGAAGAAGAAATGTTTTTAGTTACGGACAAGTTAAATTATGTTCCACTGGCTTTATAACTCATATAGtacaaaatgagaaaactaaatcAACTGAAACAgaacatgcatttaaaaattatgttagacCTGGTCCCACACGTGCCCAAGAAACATTTGGAAATAGAACATGTCATTCAGCTGAAACTCTAGACCTCAAAGATTTAGCCGGCACTTTGAGTAAAGAATCTGGTCAATTGCCCAACAAAAAAATTTGCAGAACAAATGTAAGTTGTGGGCTAGAGAATGAACCTACAGCAACTTATGCAAAGTTTTCTACTTTTCAGGAAGATAGCAAAAAATCACAAACAGGTTGCATATTATCCGATATATCCACCTCTTTCCCCTGGTATAGACACGTTTCAAATGATAGTAGGAAAACAGATAAATTAATTGGTTCCTCCAAACCAATCGTCCGTAAGAAGCTAAGCTTGAGTTCACAGCTAGGATCTTTAGAGAAGTTTAAGAGACAATACGGGAAGGTTGAAAATCCTCTGGATACAGAAGTAGAGGAAAGTAACGGAGTCACTACCAATCTCAGTCCTCAAGTTGAACCTGACATTCTGCCGAAGAACAAGAACCGCTTAGACAACTCTGATGTTTGTAAAATCACTACTATGAAGCATAGTGATTCAGATAGTAGTTGCCAACCAGCAAGCCACATCCTTGACTCAGAGAAGTTTCCATTCTCCAAAGATGAAGATTGTTTAGAACAACAGATGCCTAGTTTGAGAGAAAGCCCCATGACCCTGAAGGAGTTATCTCTCTTTAATAGAAAACCTTTGGACCTTGAGAAGTCATCTGAATCACTAGCCTCTAAATTATCCAGACGGAAGGGTTCCGAAAGAGAAACTCAAACAATGGAGATGATGAGTCGTTTTAATGAACTTCCAAATCCAGATTCCAGTAGGAAAGAGAACAAGTTGTGCAGTGTGTTAACAcaagatttttgtatgttatttaaaaatgagcatgAAAAAACAGAGAATGGTGTCATCCCAACATCAGATTCTGTCACACAGGATAATTcctttaataaaaatagtaaaacacaTTCTAACAGCAATACAACAGAGAACTGTGTGATATCAGAGACTCCTTTGGTATTGCCCTATGATAATTCCAAAGTTACCAGTAAAGATTCAGATGTTCTTATCAGAGCTTCAGAACAACACACAGGAAGTCCGGACTCTCCCAGTGGAATGTTAATGAATCTGGTAGAAGATGCCACAGGTGACCAAAATGGAATTTGTTTTCAAAGTGAGGAATCTAAAGCAAGAGCCTGTTCTGAAACTGAAGAGTCAAACACGTGTCGCTCGGATTGGCAGCAGCATTTCGATGTAGCCCTGGGGAGAATGGTTTATGTCAACAAAATGACTGGACTCAGCACATTCATTGCCCCAACTGAGGACATTCAGGCTGCTTGTACTAAAGACCTGACAACTGTGGCTGTGGATGTCGTACTTGAGAATG ATACTATGGATGATACCGTTAGTAGCGAATCGCTTCAGTCTTTGTTCTCAGAATGGGACAATCCAGTATTTGCCTGTTATCCAGAG GTTGCTGTTGATGTAAGCAGTGGCCAGGCTGAGAGCTTAGCAGTTAAAATTCACAACATCTTGTATCCCTATCGTTTCACCAAAGAAATGATTCATTCAATGCAG
- the ACYP1 gene encoding acylphosphatase-1 isoform X1: MLPDLGVCPSLAKGGGPGCASACFRRRVQATARLVGAGLLLAFLGALGCAGRAPGLSMAEGDTLLSVDYEIFGKVQGVFFRKYTQAEGKKLGLVGWVQNTDRGTVQGQLQGPISKVRHMQEWLETRGSPKSHIDKANFNNEKVILKLDYSDFQIVK, encoded by the exons ATGCTCCCAGACCTTGGGGTGTGCCCTTCTCTGGCAAAGGGCGGAGGCCCTGGCTGTGCCTCCGCGTGCTTCCGCCGCAGGGTGCAGGCGACAGCCCGCCTGGTGGGAGCGGGGCTGCTGCTGGCCTTTCTCGGCGCGCTTGGCTGCGCTGGGCGGGCCCCAG GTTTGAGCATGGCAGAAGGAGACACCCTGTTATCAGTGGATTATGAAATTTTTGGGAAGGTGCAAGGGGTGTTTTTCCGCAAGTATACTCAG GCTGAGGGTAAAAAGCTGGGATTGGTAGGCTGGGTCCAGAACACGGACCGGGGCACAGTGCAAGGACAATTGCAAGGTCCCATCTCCAAGGTGCGTCATATGCAGGAATGGCTTGAAACAAGAGGAAGTCCCAAATCACACATCGACAAAGCGAACTTCAACAATGAGAAAGTCATCTTAAAGTTGGATTACTCAGACTTCCAAATTGTAAAATAA
- the ACYP1 gene encoding acylphosphatase-1 isoform X2, protein MAEGDTLLSVDYEIFGKVQGVFFRKYTQAEGKKLGLVGWVQNTDRGTVQGQLQGPISKVRHMQEWLETRGSPKSHIDKANFNNEKVILKLDYSDFQIVK, encoded by the exons ATGGCAGAAGGAGACACCCTGTTATCAGTGGATTATGAAATTTTTGGGAAGGTGCAAGGGGTGTTTTTCCGCAAGTATACTCAG GCTGAGGGTAAAAAGCTGGGATTGGTAGGCTGGGTCCAGAACACGGACCGGGGCACAGTGCAAGGACAATTGCAAGGTCCCATCTCCAAGGTGCGTCATATGCAGGAATGGCTTGAAACAAGAGGAAGTCCCAAATCACACATCGACAAAGCGAACTTCAACAATGAGAAAGTCATCTTAAAGTTGGATTACTCAGACTTCCAAATTGTAAAATAA
- the ZC2HC1C gene encoding zinc finger C2HC domain-containing protein 1C isoform X2: MAGLQRLASHLPVGVMLPHNTTEAPGPHSAKQDSYEQGDSSQQSLKGHLRNNFQKQLLSNKELTLDKVYTHPKWNTHTKARSYSYPHCTGISHQDAGSDSQGQGNGLFYSSGPQSWYPKANNQDFIPFTKKRVGVDRAYPLKPVVHRKSCSTGESGTDGDQNVYPRAPELREFSSRNFDVRNQVNFSVVDPVLATMQAEKALANLDRTEWVQIRRLEAAGESLEEEIRRKQILLRGKLKKTEEELRRIQTQKEQAKENENRELQKIIFPRSRVKG; encoded by the exons ATGGCTGGACTCCAGCGGTTGGCATCACATCTGCCTGTGGGCGTTATGCTCCCACATAATACAACAGAAGCTCCAGGGCCCCACTCAGCCAAGCAAGACTCTTACGAACAAGGTGACTCTTCCCAGCAGTCCTTGAAGGGGCACCTGAGGAACAATTTCCAGAAGCAGCTTTTGAGCAACAAAGAGTTGACTCTGGATAAAGTCTATACTCACCCCAAATGGAACACCCACACAAAAGCCCGGAGCTATTCCTATCCCCACTGTACTGGAATCAGCCACCAAGATGCAGGAAGTGATTCCCAGGGCCAAGGGAATGGTTTGTTTTACTCATCAGGCCCTCAATCCTGGTATCCCAAAGCCAATAACCAGGACTTTATCCCCTTTACAAAGAAACGAGTTGGAGTGGACCGGGCGTACCCACTGAAACCCGTGGTCCACAGGAAGTCGTGCAGTACAGGTGAGTCTGGCACTGATGGGGACCAGAATGTCTACCCAAGGGCCCCTGAACTGAGAGAGTTTTCATCCAGGAACTTTGATGTGAGGAACCAGGTCAACTTTTCTGTGGTTGATCCTGTTCTTGCTACCATGCAGGCGGAGAAGGCCTTGGCAAACTTGGACAGGACTGAGTGGGTACAGATCCGAAGACTAGAAGCTGCAGGGGAGAGCTTAGAGGAGGAAATCCGAAGAAAGCAGATTCTCCTGAGGGGAAAGCTGAAGAAGACAGAGGAGGAACTCAGAAGGATCCAGACGCAAAAGGAACAGgccaaggaaaatgaaaacagagagcTACAGAAAATTATATTCCCCAGGAGCAGAGTTAAAG GCTGA
- the ZC2HC1C gene encoding zinc finger C2HC domain-containing protein 1C isoform X1: MAGLQRLASHLPVGVMLPHNTTEAPGPHSAKQDSYEQGDSSQQSLKGHLRNNFQKQLLSNKELTLDKVYTHPKWNTHTKARSYSYPHCTGISHQDAGSDSQGQGNGLFYSSGPQSWYPKANNQDFIPFTKKRVGVDRAYPLKPVVHRKSCSTGESGTDGDQNVYPRAPELREFSSRNFDVRNQVNFSVVDPVLATMQAEKALANLDRTEWVQIRRLEAAGESLEEEIRRKQILLRGKLKKTEEELRRIQTQKEQAKENENRELQKIIFPRSRVKGNNSNTTHKAVFSPEFDFEEEFSRDRREDEIWGRSQQNSSPFQLSDYRIRRLKRERLVASNNNIRDRVSEPSMEKFSPPSETPGGALQGSARNSSLSTAPDSSGSSGSTEEPQLGECSHCGRKFLLFRLERHSNICSRMRGSKRKVFDSSRARAKGTELEQYLNWKGPASAKAEPPRKNNWRQKHESFIHTLRQAREVQQVTAKGENRSHLPPILPAENPDYIQCPHCSHHFAPKVAEQHIPKCKTIKNRPPPPRKHYS; encoded by the exons ATGGCTGGACTCCAGCGGTTGGCATCACATCTGCCTGTGGGCGTTATGCTCCCACATAATACAACAGAAGCTCCAGGGCCCCACTCAGCCAAGCAAGACTCTTACGAACAAGGTGACTCTTCCCAGCAGTCCTTGAAGGGGCACCTGAGGAACAATTTCCAGAAGCAGCTTTTGAGCAACAAAGAGTTGACTCTGGATAAAGTCTATACTCACCCCAAATGGAACACCCACACAAAAGCCCGGAGCTATTCCTATCCCCACTGTACTGGAATCAGCCACCAAGATGCAGGAAGTGATTCCCAGGGCCAAGGGAATGGTTTGTTTTACTCATCAGGCCCTCAATCCTGGTATCCCAAAGCCAATAACCAGGACTTTATCCCCTTTACAAAGAAACGAGTTGGAGTGGACCGGGCGTACCCACTGAAACCCGTGGTCCACAGGAAGTCGTGCAGTACAGGTGAGTCTGGCACTGATGGGGACCAGAATGTCTACCCAAGGGCCCCTGAACTGAGAGAGTTTTCATCCAGGAACTTTGATGTGAGGAACCAGGTCAACTTTTCTGTGGTTGATCCTGTTCTTGCTACCATGCAGGCGGAGAAGGCCTTGGCAAACTTGGACAGGACTGAGTGGGTACAGATCCGAAGACTAGAAGCTGCAGGGGAGAGCTTAGAGGAGGAAATCCGAAGAAAGCAGATTCTCCTGAGGGGAAAGCTGAAGAAGACAGAGGAGGAACTCAGAAGGATCCAGACGCAAAAGGAACAGgccaaggaaaatgaaaacagagagcTACAGAAAATTATATTCCCCAGGAGCAGAGTTAAAGGTAATAACAGCAACACCACGCACAAAGCTGTCTTCTCCCCAGAATTTGATTTTGAGGAagaatttagtagagacaggagagAGGATGAAATTTGGGGACGGTCTCAACAAAATTCGAGTCCATTCCAGCTCTCTGATTATAGAATCCGGAGACTCAAAAGGGAAAGGCTGGTAGCAAGCAATAACAACATTCGAGACCGAGTCTCAGAGCCATCGATGGAGAAGTTCTCCCCGCCTTCAGAAACACCAGGCGGTGCTTTGCAGGGATCTGCCAGAAATTCCAGTCTCTCCACGGCACCAGACTCCTCAGGTTCCAGCGGCTCCACTGAAGAGCCACAGCTGGGTGAATGCAGCCACTGTGGGCGCAAATTCCTCTTGTTCAGGCTGGAGAGACACTCCAACATCTGCAGCAGGATGCGGGGTTCCAAGAGGAAAGTGTTTGACTCCTCCAGGGCCCGGGCTAAGGGCACAGAACTAGAGCAGTACTTGAACTGGAAGGGGCCAGCTTCAGCCAAG GCTGAACCTCCTCGGAAGAACAACTGGAGACAGAAGCACGAATCTTTTATCCATACGCTCCGCCAGGCTCGAGAGGTCCAGCAGGTAACTGCCAAAGGTGAAAACCGTTCACACTTGCCTCCCATCCTGCCTGCAGAAAACCCAGACTACATTCAGTGTCCTCACTGTAGCCACCACTTTGCTCCCAAGGTGGCTGAGCAACACATTCCCAAGTGTAAGACCATCAAGAACCGTCCTCCACCTCCAAGGAAGCATTATAGTTGA